A region of the Flavobacteriaceae bacterium MAR_2010_188 genome:
ACAAAAGACATGGTCGGCGCTGGGACTTCGATATATTCTGTAAAAGTTATAATAGGTATGCTGAGCGAAACCAAAACTGCGAAAAGTAAATAGAACCTTTTAAAACTATGGGCGCTGGTTTCTTCGAAAAGAAGTTTGTACAATAACATGAACAAGGCTAAGCAGGCGCTAAATTTTAGAATAAAAGGTATCATGCGTTCTTCTTTTTTAGTTCACTATCAATGATGGATTTCAATTCTTCCAATTCGGATTTGGTGAGGTCTGTTTCTTTGGTAAAGAAGGAAGCAAATTGTGATGCACTATCGTTAAAGAAATTTTTGATAATACCGTTTACTTGCTTGGAGAAATAATCCTTTTTAAGCACCAGTGGATAATATTCGCGAGCATTACCTATTGCTACATAAGCGATAAATCCTTTTTGGGTCATTCGCTTTAAAAGAGTCGCAATGGTTGTCGTTGCTGGTTTTGGTTCCGCATATTCGTCCAATAAATCTTTCATAAAAGCTTTTTTGAGCTTCCATAAATGGTTCATTAATTCTTCTTCTGTCTTGGTGAGTTGCATCCTAATTATATTTTATACTCTACAAATGTAGAATAACTATTTGTATTCTACAAACGTAGAGCAGATATTTTTCTTTGGGATTAAGATTATTTGAGGTTTTCCGTTTGGGGTTGCTACGGAACTTTCCTTTGAGTGTTTGTGAATTATTTAGTCCGATGGTTTGGTGAGTCTCACTCTTTTAGAACGAATGCTTTCAATTATTACGGTAGAAATAATTAAAATCCCTCCCAGTAAAGTCTTTTTGGACGGAATTTCATTGAGAAAAAAATAGGCGATAATGATTCCATAGATAGGTTGGGCGCTCCCGATTATAGTGGCGGTACTGACCTTAAAATACCTGAGAGTACTTATGAACAAGGTATGGCCTATTGCAGTAGTCAACAGCGCCAAGATAAGAACATATGGAAATTGCGTCTTTATAGCAGATGAATCCATTAAGAACATAACCGGAAGCAATAATATGCTCAAAATCAATACTTGATAGAACATTAAAAAAGTTCCGTTGTAGTTAGGACTTTGTTGTTTAAGTATCAAAATCCTGATCGAATAACAAAAGGCCGAGAATATTCCGAATAAAACTCCTAGAACTTGGTCATTATCGAGATCAAAATCTGGAACTAAAATATATATACCACATAAAACAATACCTCCAAGCACGAGATGCACAGGGTCTAACTTTACTTTGATAAATAAGGGCTCCATAAGAGCGGTCATAACAGGAAAAGTAAACAACGATAAGACGCCAATGGCGACGTTACTAAATTTTAAGGCATAGAAATAAGTGATCCAATGGGCTCCAAGAAAAACCGCACTTATTAAAAAGGGTAATCGATGCTGCTTCGATTTTAACCCTAAAGGAATTTTTTTATACAAGCAATAAACATAAAGAAAAATACCTCCCAAGGCACAGCGCCACCATATAATCACCGGAACGGGCATATCAATGAATCGACCCAAAGTGCCGGATGTACTTATGATGACTGTTGCTAAAAGTAATATTGCTAATTGTTTGTTATGCGCGTTTGGCATTTATTTTACTTTTTTAAAGTATTTCTAAGACAATAAAAAATCCTTTTACCTGGGTTGGGTAAAAGGATTTTGAAATGTTTATATCAATTCATTATTGTTTTGGTTTCTCCACTTCTGCGGATAGAAATCCAAAGTTTTTGCTGTAATTGAGCATTTGTTCATCGAAAGTTACTGGTTGGGTAACTTTTATTGAAGTTATCTCACCTTTATCATCCATCGCTGGAACCAGCACCGGGTTTACAAATCCGCTGTAAGGAGGAGATTTAAAAGCTTCATTCCTCTTTAAAACTTCTGCATGTAATTCTTGATCAACCTTAACTCCGTATGTTTCAACCAAATTTTTAGCAGCTTCAAAATCACCTTCAGACTTAATCCTTTGGGTTTCCCTGAGTAATTGTCCGAAAAGACTTCTGAGTTTTTGGTAATCGGTTATTTTAAAATACGTTTTCCCATCTCTATTTATTTTTTTGATGATGCTGTCTTGTTTGCCCTTTTCGTAAACCCAAGCACTTACCCATTGGCGGTTACGCATATGCGCTTCTTCAATGTCTGCACCCGGCTCTAATCTATTAAGTTGGGTCATAAGACCATTTCTTATATAACCATTATACTGAGCTTTGCCCAATTCTTCATAATTATCGGTTAGTCCTAACTCCTGGATTTTTGGGTCCATGATATAATATAATCCTACCAAATCCGCACGACCTTCTTCTAAGGTCGAAGCATAATTCTTAAGGGTTACTTTAGTTTCACCAACACCTGGATTCATCTGTCCTGAAGCATGGCCAACCACTTCGTGAAGCGCGGTATGCAACTTGCTGGCTAGTTGTGAATATTTTTCTGAAAGTCTCACCTCTTCGTCATCGTTGGCAAATTCCTTTAACTTATCTGTACCGCCAACACTGTTATAAGAATTAATGATATTACCCAAACTAACCGATTTACTACCATGTTCTTTTCTGATCCAGTTAGCGTTTGGAAGATTAACACCAATCGGGGTGTTTGGCGAAGCATCTCCAGCTTCGCCCGCAACTATGACAGTTTTATAAGTAACCCCTTTAACGGTATCTTTTTTATGTTCTTCCATTAAAGGTGAATTATCCTCGAACCACTGTACGTTTTGTTCCAAAACCTGCATTTTCTTGGACATATCGAAATCTTTGATTTGTATGATTGATTCATACGAACCTCTATAGCCTTTAGAATCATTATAAACTTCAATGAAGCCGTTAATGTAATCGATGTTTCCTTCGGTTGCTTCTACCCATGCAATGTTGTAGTCGTCCCAGATTTTTAAATCTCCAGTTTTGTAATAGTCAACTAAAAGACCCAAAGCTTTTCCTTGTTGCTCATTTTCTGCAACAGACTCAGCTTTTTCTAACCATTTTATTATTTCATCTATTGCAGAACCATACATACCACCGCTCTTGTATACCTTTTCTACCAATTGGCCATTTTCTTTGACCAATTGAGAATTCAATCCAAAAGAAAGAGGTCTTAGTGAGTCTGGAGATTTTTTCTTGGCATAAAAGGCATCTACGTCCGCAGCTTTAATTCCGCTTCCATAGAAATTGCTTGCAGATCCTTCGACCAATCCTTTTTCTTCATTTAAGTTTACCTTTTTAGCATCTTTATCGTTAAAGATGACTTCATAGGCTTCGCCGGTGAGGGTTGTATTTGTTTCAGACAAAAGCGTGTCAAAATATTCTTTTGAAAACCCAGGCTTCAACTTATCCATAGAATAGTGATGGTGGATTCCGTTAGAAAACCAAACCCGTTTTATATAGGTTTCAAACTCTTTCCAATCGCTAGAATTTTTATCCCCTTGATAGCTGCTGTAGATATTTTCTAAAGCTTTTCTAATAGTTAGGTTGTGTCTATAATTTTGGTCCCAAATGATATCGCGACCAGCTAATCCGGCTTGGGTAAGATAATAGACCAGTTTTTGTTCTTTTAAAGAAAGGTCTTCCCAGCCAGGAATTTGATATCGCAGGATTCTTATATCCGCGAACTCTTCAACATCATAATTAAAATCATCGGTATTTTCTGCAATTTCTTTGGTGGTTACATCGTCCACATCATCTGCTTCTTTTTTTCCGTCGCATGAAACAAGACCAATTAAAAATATGGCCATTAATAATAAAGGTGATTTTTTCATATTTATTTGATATTTTAATTATCGGTGGAAATCAATTTTTCAGTCGTTTTTAATTCAGCATAATATTTATAAAACCAAGGAATGGTTTCGATTCCTTTGAGGTAGTTCCAAATACCAAAATGCTCGTTAGGGGAGTGGATGGAATCACTGTCTAGGCCGAATCCCATTAATATAGTTTTGCTATTCAATTGCTCTTCAAATAAAGAAACAATAGGAATACTACCACCGCTACGTTGGGGAATAGGGGTTTTATTAAACGTTTTTTCATACGCCTTTGCCGCTGCTTGGTAACCAATTCCGTCAATTGGCGTAACGTAACCGTAGCCACCGTGATGAGGTGTCACTTTTACCGTAACGCCGGCGGGCGCCAAACTTTCAAAATGATTTTTAAATAATTCAGTGATTTTATGCCAATCTTGGTGAGGTACCAATCTCATCGAAATTTTTGCGTAGGCCTTGCTGGCGATAACAGTCTTAGCACCTTCACCTGTATAGCCACCCCAAATACCGTTAACGTCTAAAGTTGGTCTAATGCTATTTCTTTCATTGGTGGTATAGCCTTTTTCGCCATACACGTCTTCAATATTTAAGTCTGAAGTATATTGATCCAAAGAAAATGGAGCTTTTGCCATTTGGCTCCGCTCTTCATCGGAAAGATTTTCTACATCGTCATAGAATCCTGGAATCGTTATATGATTGTTTTCATCGTGAAGTGAAGCAATCATTTTCGCAAGAATATTAATTGGGTTAGCGATTGCGCCGCCATAAATGCCAGAATGTAAATCACGATTTGGTCCAGTAACTTCTACTTGGACATAGCTTAAACCACGAAGGCCGGTAGTTATTGATGGAACATCGTTAGCAATCATCCCGGTATCTGAAATTAAGATGACGTCATTTTTAAGTTTTCCCTTGTTCTCTTTAACAAAAGTAGCAAGGTTTACGCTACCCACTTCTTCTTCGCCCTCTACCATAAATTTTACATTACATGGAAGTTGGTCGGTCTTGCATAAAAACTCCAAAGCTTTAACGTGCATATACATCTGACCTTTGTCGTCACACGCACCTCGCGCGAAGATGGCGCCTTCAGGATGAAGTTTAGTTTCCTTTATCACTGGTTCAAAAGGTGGGGAATTCCAAAGGTCTAGTGGGTCAGCTGGCTGTACGTCGTAATGTCCGTATACCAAAATCGTAGGTAATTTTGGGTCAATTAATTTTTCACCGTATACAATAGGGTGCCCTTTTGTTTCGCAAATTTCTACATGGTCGCAGCCGGCTTCTTCAAGTCTAATTTTAACTTGTTGAGCGGTCTTATTAACATCTTGGTTATAGGCAGAATCTGCGCTGATAGAAGGGATTTTAAGCAATTCGATTAATTCGTCAATAAAGCGTTTTTTGTTTTGCTCTATGTACTCCTTTACAACGTTCATGAATTATTTTTTTGAATTGGGATCAAAAATACAAAATGCCTTAAAGAATTAATCCCATGCAGGGTTTGAAAATAAAAACAAATATATATATTTGCATCCCTGTTGAAAAACAGACTAAGCGGGCGTGGTGGAATTGGTAGACACGCTAGACTTAGGATCTAGTGCCGCGAGGTGTGGGAGTTCGAGTCTCCCCGCCCGTACTGCAAAAGAGCTTCTCAGAAATGGGGAGCTTTTTTATTTTACAGTGTTAGTATTCTAAAAATAGTGGAGGTGAGAACCTGCCTATCCTTTCAAGCGGGGTTTACGCCGCGCTAGATGCGGTAAGGCTCTTGGTCTTTACGCTTCGAATGCGCTCAGCGCAGGCTCGAAAGAAAAAGCTTCTCTAAACTCTCTTGGCCAATCGCAAGGGTTTGTTGGACGACAGCAGCCTGAAAGCATACAGTCTTCAAAATTTATAAACGTATCACTCGTTTACCCACTTTTCTTAATTAGGAAATCAAATTCTATAAGGGTACCTGCGTTGTTATGCTCATTCATTTTTCCGTTAAGTTGCTGGGTTAATAGTTGAACTAACTGTGAACCGAAACCGGTACCTTTAGGGGCTAAACCTACAATTTTACCCACTCCGTTGTCCTGTATTTTCAATTTTAAATTAGTGTCGGTAGTTTTTTCTAAACTGATGTTGATAATACCTTTTTCATTTTGAGGAAAAGCATACTTCAGGGCATTCGTTAAAAGCTCGTTGACAATAAGCCCAATAGGAACGGCCGTATCCACATCCAGTTCTAAATTATCCATTGCACACTCAATCTTTACTTGTTCTTCTTTATTAAAAGTATCAAGAATACCTTCGCTAAGATTTAAGAAGTAATCCTTCATTTCTATACTCCCCAAGTTTGTTCCCTGATATAACTTTTGGTGGATAATACCCATTGATTGAACCCGGTTTTGACTGGCAATCATTGCCTCTTTTGTGGCAGGGTCTTCTATCTGGGCAGATTGCAATGAAATTAAGCTCTTGACCAGTTCTAGGTTATTTTTTACGCGATGATGTATTTCTTTGAGAAGCAGTTCGTTTTCAGCATTGCGCTTATCAAGCAAACTATTTTTATTGGCTAACTCCTCATTTAATATTTTTAGTTGGTGATTGCCCTTTTGTTTAAGCCAGTAATTACGATAGAGTAAACCGAGCAATATAGCACCAATGACCAAGGCGACAATGTAAATAATTTGTCGTTGCCGGTTAGCAGCGAGCTCTTCATCTTTTTTGAACACATTTACCTGTAATTCACTTTCGCGAAGGCTCCTTTCATTTCTTTCTACTTCAATAATATTGTTAATCTCTGAATACTCAATATAATATGCAAGAGCCGTTTTATAGTCTCCCTGAAGCTCATAAACACTGAATAATTTCTGGATAAAATAGGCAGTATTTGATTTGGTATTTATTGCAATAGAGGAATTCCTGGCCTTTTCATAATAGTTTATTGCTTCATCATATCTTCCTTCTGCCTTTGCAATGTCGCCTAGACGGGAATGTGCAAATTGATATGTATCGATGGTTGTCAGGTTATATTCCTCTAACAATTTTATAGTTTTAATCAGGTTGGATTTTGCTTCCTCATATTTCTCTCTATTAGTTAGGTTATTGCCCATTGAGTAATAGTACCAGGTATGATGAAACGGGTTAGTGAGTTGGGGCATCAGCTCATGAAATTGTTCCATGTAATAGTCGGTCGAATCGGGATTTGTATCC
Encoded here:
- a CDS encoding Acetylornithine deacetylase/Succinyl-diaminopimelate desuccinylase yields the protein MNVVKEYIEQNKKRFIDELIELLKIPSISADSAYNQDVNKTAQQVKIRLEEAGCDHVEICETKGHPIVYGEKLIDPKLPTILVYGHYDVQPADPLDLWNSPPFEPVIKETKLHPEGAIFARGACDDKGQMYMHVKALEFLCKTDQLPCNVKFMVEGEEEVGSVNLATFVKENKGKLKNDVILISDTGMIANDVPSITTGLRGLSYVQVEVTGPNRDLHSGIYGGAIANPINILAKMIASLHDENNHITIPGFYDDVENLSDEERSQMAKAPFSLDQYTSDLNIEDVYGEKGYTTNERNSIRPTLDVNGIWGGYTGEGAKTVIASKAYAKISMRLVPHQDWHKITELFKNHFESLAPAGVTVKVTPHHGGYGYVTPIDGIGYQAAAKAYEKTFNKTPIPQRSGGSIPIVSLFEEQLNSKTILMGFGLDSDSIHSPNEHFGIWNYLKGIETIPWFYKYYAELKTTEKLISTDN
- a CDS encoding Predicted transcriptional regulator — its product is MQLTKTEEELMNHLWKLKKAFMKDLLDEYAEPKPATTTIATLLKRMTQKGFIAYVAIGNAREYYPLVLKKDYFSKQVNGIIKNFFNDSASQFASFFTKETDLTKSELEELKSIIDSELKKKNA
- a CDS encoding Threonine/homoserine efflux transporter RhtA, with translation MPNAHNKQLAILLLATVIISTSGTLGRFIDMPVPVIIWWRCALGGIFLYVYCLYKKIPLGLKSKQHRLPFLISAVFLGAHWITYFYALKFSNVAIGVLSLFTFPVMTALMEPLFIKVKLDPVHLVLGGIVLCGIYILVPDFDLDNDQVLGVLFGIFSAFCYSIRILILKQQSPNYNGTFLMFYQVLILSILLLPVMFLMDSSAIKTQFPYVLILALLTTAIGHTLFISTLRYFKVSTATIIGSAQPIYGIIIAYFFLNEIPSKKTLLGGILIISTVIIESIRSKRVRLTKPSD
- a CDS encoding dipeptidyl-peptidase-3 — encoded protein: MKKSPLLLMAIFLIGLVSCDGKKEADDVDDVTTKEIAENTDDFNYDVEEFADIRILRYQIPGWEDLSLKEQKLVYYLTQAGLAGRDIIWDQNYRHNLTIRKALENIYSSYQGDKNSSDWKEFETYIKRVWFSNGIHHHYSMDKLKPGFSKEYFDTLLSETNTTLTGEAYEVIFNDKDAKKVNLNEEKGLVEGSASNFYGSGIKAADVDAFYAKKKSPDSLRPLSFGLNSQLVKENGQLVEKVYKSGGMYGSAIDEIIKWLEKAESVAENEQQGKALGLLVDYYKTGDLKIWDDYNIAWVEATEGNIDYINGFIEVYNDSKGYRGSYESIIQIKDFDMSKKMQVLEQNVQWFEDNSPLMEEHKKDTVKGVTYKTVIVAGEAGDASPNTPIGVNLPNANWIRKEHGSKSVSLGNIINSYNSVGGTDKLKEFANDDEEVRLSEKYSQLASKLHTALHEVVGHASGQMNPGVGETKVTLKNYASTLEEGRADLVGLYYIMDPKIQELGLTDNYEELGKAQYNGYIRNGLMTQLNRLEPGADIEEAHMRNRQWVSAWVYEKGKQDSIIKKINRDGKTYFKITDYQKLRSLFGQLLRETQRIKSEGDFEAAKNLVETYGVKVDQELHAEVLKRNEAFKSPPYSGFVNPVLVPAMDDKGEITSIKVTQPVTFDEQMLNYSKNFGFLSAEVEKPKQ
- a CDS encoding Two-component sensor histidine kinase, contains HisKA and HATPase domains, yielding MGLFSQSVQVIDSVKAALELSNSYSAKAAWYKNMDHFNTDSSVYFTDKALEVLDNKEPLHQTTLESLQLIKKSARKELSPDQVSALSRAYHAKALWFKEMPHFDRDSTVFYFDMAAHLLQNSKPLQYERLADLYLDITDRANRSHNFNVVDSLAPIGWAYYEKIPESKKDKVVGYDLLINWALIKVIRGEPKPGLELFVQALDLLKEDPRPEIQLKLLKDKGRFLYQYGLPEEEEMGVQYLKESMIGYQDSDYPEKNEALVVAYKLLTYHFGDTNPDSTDYYMEQFHELMPQLTNPFHHTWYYYSMGNNLTNREKYEEAKSNLIKTIKLLEEYNLTTIDTYQFAHSRLGDIAKAEGRYDEAINYYEKARNSSIAINTKSNTAYFIQKLFSVYELQGDYKTALAYYIEYSEINNIIEVERNERSLRESELQVNVFKKDEELAANRQRQIIYIVALVIGAILLGLLYRNYWLKQKGNHQLKILNEELANKNSLLDKRNAENELLLKEIHHRVKNNLELVKSLISLQSAQIEDPATKEAMIASQNRVQSMGIIHQKLYQGTNLGSIEMKDYFLNLSEGILDTFNKEEQVKIECAMDNLELDVDTAVPIGLIVNELLTNALKYAFPQNEKGIINISLEKTTDTNLKLKIQDNGVGKIVGLAPKGTGFGSQLVQLLTQQLNGKMNEHNNAGTLIEFDFLIKKSG